From a region of the Chitinophaga caseinilytica genome:
- a CDS encoding serine hydrolase domain-containing protein codes for MKHVVKPFACCAIAVVTLAGLNACKKEPPIQSNDKKFSTSLFKKNLQEALASARGYQFVITQNGQVADTAVYGIQDIGGTKSSLQSFINIASVTKTLTAATAVQYMLQKDVTIETKIGKWLPASWPIHPDIRDLTFKQLMTHTSGIRGSQTDWSPLMTTVGSPVTAPKTFEYSNINFALFRAMLPKLNDSVKFRQQELALSPGDFQQWMSQEYIRLVNVHVLSKAGIPTRGCAPVEGKMTQMMSEAPYRLIGSDFGNWTEKCGGGGWVLTTMEMSRIIVYLTHTNNILSPEERQLMDDNRLGWVARFPVTGGIAYGHDGALYVDRNKEEGLNWGDVGSQTLIIRLPAKVELAMGINSLGADWRKVYDIVALAYNKSWK; via the coding sequence ATGAAACACGTAGTTAAACCCTTCGCATGCTGCGCCATTGCAGTTGTAACCCTCGCCGGGCTGAACGCCTGTAAAAAGGAACCGCCCATCCAGTCGAACGACAAAAAATTCAGCACATCGCTTTTCAAGAAAAACCTGCAGGAAGCCCTTGCCAGTGCGCGCGGGTACCAGTTCGTCATCACCCAAAACGGGCAGGTGGCCGACACGGCGGTGTATGGTATTCAGGACATTGGCGGCACCAAATCCAGCCTCCAATCCTTCATCAACATCGCCAGCGTCACCAAAACGCTGACCGCGGCCACGGCAGTGCAATACATGCTGCAAAAAGATGTGACCATCGAAACGAAGATCGGCAAATGGTTGCCTGCGTCCTGGCCCATTCATCCCGATATCCGCGACCTCACGTTCAAGCAACTGATGACGCATACTTCGGGCATCCGCGGCAGCCAGACCGATTGGTCGCCCCTGATGACAACGGTGGGCTCTCCCGTTACCGCGCCCAAAACCTTCGAATATTCGAACATCAATTTCGCGCTGTTTCGCGCTATGCTTCCCAAACTGAACGATTCCGTGAAATTCCGCCAGCAGGAACTGGCGCTCTCGCCCGGTGATTTCCAGCAATGGATGAGCCAGGAATACATCCGCCTCGTGAATGTGCATGTACTTTCGAAAGCCGGGATCCCCACGCGCGGCTGCGCGCCGGTGGAAGGTAAAATGACCCAGATGATGTCTGAAGCGCCTTACCGGCTCATCGGCAGCGATTTCGGGAACTGGACGGAGAAATGCGGCGGCGGCGGATGGGTGCTCACCACCATGGAAATGTCGCGCATCATCGTGTACCTCACGCATACCAATAACATCCTTTCCCCGGAAGAACGCCAGCTGATGGATGATAACCGCCTGGGTTGGGTTGCACGCTTCCCCGTAACGGGAGGCATCGCTTACGGCCATGACGGCGCTTTGTACGTAGACCGTAATAAAGAGGAAGGACTGAACTGGGGCGACGTGGGCAGCCAGACGCTCATCATCCGCCTGCCTGCGAAAGTGGAACTGGCCATGGGCATCAACTCCCTGGGGGCCGACTGGCGCAAGGTGTACGACATCGTGGCGCTGGCCTACAACAAATCCTGGAAGTAG
- a CDS encoding response regulator transcription factor yields the protein MSNSINIAIADDHLIVVNGLRAMLATRPDFQILFQAQDGDSLWEQLQTRQPDVLLLDIQMPGLSGPELCRKIHKQFPDIRIVVLTSHDTPAYVKQMIRSGAAGYLVKNSGMDALFTAIGKVMEGEKYIDDYIRNGLVQEALAEHPVSRYEIPLTRREKDILQLIAEELSNPEIAARLCISLRTVETHRQNIIHKLRVKNTVGLVKEAIRRGLI from the coding sequence ATGTCCAATAGCATTAACATCGCCATTGCAGACGACCATCTCATCGTCGTGAACGGATTACGCGCCATGCTGGCCACGCGCCCCGATTTTCAGATACTGTTCCAGGCGCAGGACGGCGATTCGCTGTGGGAGCAGCTGCAGACCCGACAGCCGGACGTGCTGCTGCTGGACATCCAGATGCCCGGCCTTTCCGGCCCCGAGCTTTGCCGCAAAATCCATAAGCAATTCCCCGACATCCGGATAGTGGTGCTCACCAGCCATGATACGCCCGCTTATGTCAAACAAATGATCCGCAGCGGCGCGGCGGGCTACCTGGTCAAGAATTCGGGGATGGACGCGCTTTTTACCGCGATCGGCAAGGTGATGGAAGGAGAGAAGTACATCGACGATTACATCCGCAACGGCCTTGTCCAGGAAGCCCTGGCCGAGCATCCCGTTAGCCGGTACGAAATCCCCCTCACCCGGCGCGAAAAAGACATCCTCCAGCTCATCGCCGAAGAACTGTCCAATCCCGAGATCGCCGCGCGTCTTTGCATCAGCCTCCGTACCGTGGAAACCCATCGCCAGAACATCATCCACAAACTGCGGGTCAAAAACACCGTCGGCCTCGTGAAAGAAGCCATCCGCCGCGGGCTCATCTGA
- a CDS encoding DUF3472 domain-containing protein, translated as MKIKLLLSGCAFAMSAMLCSCGKEKVGTSDAAPRPDQTLSALPPASSYSVPLAGNGYVTTLAAGGAEVITSNGLGNWTSASSIASAWFRLAQTGTLNVSIRAKVPSGTSTIQVTVNGTNFTKTLTGSSYATHSIGSVTIAAAGYVRVDLKGISKTGSYFGDVSDIIISGASTASDVVYANDPANYYWSRRGPSVHMGYTIPAGNTAEWFYNEMTIPSGEDPIGSYFMSNGFSQGYFGIQVNSATERRVLFSVWDPSSGKTTLVRKGPNVVDNTFGGEGTGGQSYLVFNWAAGTTYRFLTQIKPDGTGASLFSSWIYTPETSSWRFIATWKRPNTVTYYTGAHSFLENFIDTRGYLGRKVRYNNQWVRNTAGTWVELTQGRFTTDATGTNDQRRDYAGGLDSGSFYLRNGGYFVTSTAYGSTFTRPALGVAPTVNLATLP; from the coding sequence ATGAAAATCAAGCTCCTGTTGAGCGGTTGCGCCTTTGCGATGAGCGCAATGCTCTGCTCCTGCGGCAAGGAAAAAGTCGGAACGTCCGACGCCGCCCCCAGACCCGATCAGACACTGTCCGCCCTCCCGCCCGCTTCTTCCTATTCCGTTCCACTCGCCGGCAACGGCTACGTCACCACCCTCGCTGCCGGCGGCGCGGAAGTGATCACCAGCAACGGCCTCGGCAACTGGACCAGCGCCAGCAGCATCGCCAGCGCCTGGTTCCGGCTCGCGCAAACCGGCACGCTGAACGTGTCTATCCGCGCCAAGGTACCCTCGGGCACCAGTACCATCCAGGTGACCGTCAACGGTACCAATTTCACGAAAACCCTGACCGGTTCCTCCTACGCCACGCATTCCATCGGCTCCGTGACCATCGCGGCAGCTGGATATGTACGGGTAGATCTGAAAGGGATTTCCAAAACCGGCAGCTACTTCGGCGATGTGTCTGACATCATCATCAGCGGCGCATCCACGGCCAGCGACGTCGTGTACGCCAACGATCCCGCCAATTATTACTGGAGCCGTCGCGGCCCCTCCGTGCATATGGGCTATACCATTCCCGCGGGGAACACGGCCGAGTGGTTCTATAACGAAATGACCATCCCATCCGGCGAAGACCCAATAGGCTCCTATTTCATGAGCAACGGTTTCTCGCAAGGCTATTTCGGGATACAGGTCAACAGCGCCACCGAGCGCCGCGTTCTCTTCTCCGTCTGGGACCCCAGCTCCGGCAAAACCACCCTCGTCCGCAAAGGCCCCAACGTGGTCGATAATACGTTCGGGGGCGAAGGCACCGGCGGACAAAGCTACCTGGTCTTCAACTGGGCTGCAGGTACCACTTACCGGTTCCTGACGCAGATCAAGCCCGACGGAACGGGCGCTTCGCTGTTCTCGTCGTGGATTTACACGCCCGAAACATCGTCGTGGCGCTTCATCGCCACCTGGAAGCGCCCCAATACCGTGACGTATTATACCGGGGCGCATTCCTTCCTTGAAAATTTCATCGATACCCGTGGCTACCTCGGCCGGAAAGTACGGTACAACAACCAATGGGTCCGCAATACCGCAGGCACCTGGGTTGAGCTGACGCAGGGCCGGTTCACGACGGATGCGACCGGCACCAACGATCAGCGCCGCGATTACGCCGGCGGGCTCGACAGTGGCAGTTTCTACCTGCGGAACGGTGGTTATTTCGTTACGTCTACCGCATATGGATCTACGTTTACGCGGCCAGCGCTCGGTGTGGCGCCCACCGTCAACCTGGCTACCTTGCCATAA
- a CDS encoding DoxX family protein — protein MKKSSKIIYWIATIWLALGMLSGGIMQLIQYKDSVQGIMHLGYPAYFVSLLGVWKILGVVALLVPGFPVVKEWAYAGFFFAMSGAVISHVISGDGFAQIAPSLFALILTVISWYFRPVSRRVPVVA, from the coding sequence ATGAAAAAAAGCAGCAAAATCATTTACTGGATCGCCACCATCTGGCTGGCTTTGGGCATGCTTTCCGGTGGCATCATGCAATTGATCCAATATAAGGACTCCGTGCAGGGCATCATGCACCTGGGATATCCCGCATACTTCGTGTCGCTCCTCGGCGTCTGGAAAATCCTCGGCGTAGTGGCGCTGCTCGTGCCCGGCTTCCCTGTGGTGAAGGAATGGGCGTACGCGGGCTTTTTCTTCGCCATGTCTGGCGCAGTGATTTCGCATGTGATTTCCGGGGATGGATTCGCGCAGATAGCGCCTTCCCTCTTCGCATTGATCCTCACCGTGATTTCGTGGTACTTCCGGCCGGTGAGCCGCAGGGTGCCGGTGGTCGCATAA
- a CDS encoding YdeI/OmpD-associated family protein produces MAHIVTNPKVDAFIGREDKWQEAFESLRDILLDCQLTETLKWGNPCYTYQNVNVVLMHGFKDYCALLFFKGSLLPDPNGLLVQQTENVQVGRQLRFTSAKDIQKLKAVIRNYIHDAIQVEAQGLEPQYKKVAEFAVAEEFQVKLDKSAALRKAFESLTPGRQRAYLLYFSSAKQAKTRAARVEKYIPQIMDGKGLDD; encoded by the coding sequence ATGGCACACATCGTCACCAATCCGAAAGTAGACGCCTTCATCGGCCGTGAAGATAAATGGCAGGAAGCCTTCGAATCGCTGCGCGACATTTTACTCGATTGCCAGCTGACCGAAACATTGAAATGGGGCAATCCCTGTTACACGTATCAGAACGTAAACGTAGTGCTGATGCATGGTTTCAAGGATTATTGCGCCTTGTTGTTCTTCAAGGGCTCCCTCCTCCCCGATCCGAACGGCCTGCTCGTGCAGCAGACGGAAAACGTGCAGGTAGGCCGGCAACTCCGGTTCACCAGTGCCAAAGACATCCAGAAACTGAAAGCGGTCATCCGCAACTATATCCACGACGCCATCCAGGTGGAAGCGCAGGGATTGGAGCCGCAGTATAAAAAAGTCGCGGAGTTCGCGGTGGCGGAAGAATTCCAGGTGAAGCTGGACAAAAGCGCCGCGCTCCGCAAAGCCTTCGAATCGCTTACGCCCGGCCGGCAGCGCGCATACCTCCTCTACTTCTCGTCCGCCAAACAGGCGAAAACCCGCGCCGCCCGCGTGGAAAAATATATCCCGCAAATCATGGACGGCAAAGGCCTCGACGATTGA
- a CDS encoding SRPBCC family protein, with the protein MERKTKLTAEEGKQELVITREFDLPLELLFKAYEDPEIVEQWMGTKVLKLENHAHGGWQYETSDPKGNVVFRANGVIHDFVPEQRITRTFEMENTPFPVQLEFFEFESLSPSTSRLVMKIVYKSVADRDQMLKLPFAQGINMAHNKLQEVVNKLK; encoded by the coding sequence ATGGAACGAAAAACCAAACTCACCGCCGAAGAAGGCAAACAGGAACTGGTGATCACCCGGGAATTCGATTTGCCGCTGGAACTGCTCTTTAAAGCGTATGAAGATCCCGAGATCGTGGAGCAATGGATGGGCACAAAGGTCCTCAAGCTGGAAAACCACGCCCACGGCGGCTGGCAATATGAAACCAGCGATCCCAAAGGTAACGTGGTATTCAGGGCCAATGGCGTTATCCATGACTTTGTTCCGGAACAGCGCATCACCCGTACGTTCGAGATGGAGAACACCCCGTTCCCCGTGCAGCTGGAGTTCTTCGAATTCGAATCGCTTTCCCCCAGCACCAGCAGACTGGTCATGAAAATCGTTTATAAATCCGTGGCCGACCGCGACCAGATGCTGAAACTCCCCTTCGCCCAGGGTATCAATATGGCGCACAACAAACTGCAGGAAGTCGTTAACAAACTTAAATAA
- a CDS encoding metalloregulator ArsR/SmtB family transcription factor has protein sequence MNLRRDVFQAIADPTRRAILMLVASQSMTAGAIAANFDTARPTVSKHLAILTECELLEPEQSGREVIYHLNPKKMKEIADFIEPFRQLWEDRFNKLEAIMKNYKPKK, from the coding sequence ATGAATCTGAGAAGAGATGTTTTTCAGGCAATCGCGGACCCGACAAGGCGGGCCATTCTGATGCTGGTAGCCTCCCAGTCAATGACCGCCGGTGCTATCGCCGCCAATTTCGACACGGCGCGGCCCACGGTTTCCAAGCACCTGGCCATCCTCACCGAATGCGAATTGCTGGAGCCGGAGCAGAGCGGGCGGGAAGTCATATATCACCTCAATCCAAAAAAAATGAAAGAGATCGCGGATTTCATCGAACCATTCCGGCAGTTATGGGAAGACAGGTTCAACAAGCTTGAAGCGATCATGAAAAACTATAAACCTAAAAAATAG
- the katG gene encoding catalase/peroxidase HPI, with amino-acid sequence MGKESNDISKCPFHNGSMKHNVGGGGTKNRDWWPNQLKLNILRQHSSLSNPMDKNFNYAEAFKSLDLEAVKKDLHALMTDSQDWWPADFGHYGGLFIRMAWHSAGTYRVGDGRGGAGSGQQRFAPLNSWPDNVSLDKARRLLWPIKQKYGNKISWADLLILTGNIALESMGFKTFGFAGGREDRWEADEDVYWGSETTWLGGDIRYADGSPGVEENHGVLSSDDDKGQMHHSRNLEKPLAAVQMGLIYVNPEGPDGNPDPIAAAKDIRDTFGRMAMNDEETVALIAGGHSFGKTHGAAPATHVGAEPEAADLALQGLGWHNSFGSGKGADAITSGLEVTWTTTPTKWSNNFFENLFAFEWELTKSPAGAHQWVAKNAGDIIPDAFDSGKKHKPTMLTTDLSLRFDPIYEKISRKFLENPDAFADAFARAWFKLTHRDMGPRSRYLGADVPAEVLLWQDPIPAVDHPLIDDKDIADLKAQVLASGLSVSELVTTAWASASTFRGSDKRGGANGARIRLAPMKFWNVNNPPQLQKVLGKLEAIQQAFNGAQKNGKKVSIADLIVLAGAAGVEKAAKDAGNAVKVPFTPGRMDASQEQTDVESVGFLEPIADGFRNYRKPQFPVSTEELLIDKAQLLTLTAPELTVLVGGLRVLGTNFDGSNYGMFTSKPGQLTNDFFVNLLDMNTAWKATSDAREIYEGTDRATGKPKWSATRADLVFGSNAELRAIAELYGSSDGQQKFVNDFVAAWNKVMNLDRFDLK; translated from the coding sequence ATGGGGAAAGAATCCAACGACATCAGCAAATGCCCGTTCCACAACGGCAGCATGAAACACAACGTAGGCGGCGGAGGCACCAAGAACCGCGACTGGTGGCCCAACCAGCTGAAGCTGAACATCCTCAGGCAGCATTCTTCGCTGTCTAACCCGATGGACAAAAACTTCAACTATGCCGAAGCTTTCAAATCCCTCGATCTGGAAGCGGTTAAGAAGGATCTCCATGCCCTGATGACCGACTCGCAAGACTGGTGGCCCGCCGACTTCGGGCATTACGGCGGCCTTTTCATCCGCATGGCCTGGCATAGCGCGGGCACCTACCGCGTGGGCGACGGCCGCGGCGGCGCCGGGTCCGGACAACAGCGATTCGCGCCACTCAATTCCTGGCCAGACAATGTAAGCCTCGATAAAGCCCGCAGGCTCCTGTGGCCCATCAAACAGAAATACGGGAACAAGATTTCCTGGGCCGACCTGCTCATCCTCACCGGCAACATCGCCCTCGAATCCATGGGCTTCAAAACCTTCGGCTTCGCCGGCGGCCGCGAAGACCGCTGGGAAGCGGACGAAGACGTGTACTGGGGCTCCGAGACCACCTGGCTCGGCGGCGATATCAGGTATGCGGACGGGTCGCCCGGCGTAGAGGAAAACCATGGCGTATTATCGTCTGACGACGACAAAGGACAAATGCACCATTCCCGCAACCTGGAAAAACCCCTCGCTGCGGTGCAAATGGGCCTTATATACGTAAACCCCGAAGGACCGGACGGCAATCCCGATCCCATTGCCGCGGCAAAAGACATCCGCGACACCTTCGGCAGAATGGCGATGAACGACGAAGAAACCGTAGCCCTCATCGCCGGTGGCCACAGCTTCGGCAAAACCCACGGCGCAGCGCCTGCCACGCACGTTGGCGCGGAACCCGAAGCGGCAGACCTCGCGCTGCAGGGCCTCGGCTGGCACAACTCCTTCGGCTCCGGTAAAGGTGCAGATGCCATCACCAGCGGCCTCGAAGTAACCTGGACCACCACGCCCACGAAATGGAGCAACAACTTCTTCGAAAACCTCTTCGCATTCGAATGGGAACTCACCAAGAGCCCGGCCGGCGCGCACCAGTGGGTCGCTAAAAACGCGGGAGACATTATCCCAGATGCGTTCGACAGCGGTAAGAAACATAAACCCACCATGCTCACGACCGACCTGTCGCTCCGCTTCGATCCCATTTACGAGAAAATCTCCCGTAAATTCCTCGAAAACCCCGACGCGTTCGCCGACGCATTCGCCCGTGCATGGTTCAAGCTCACGCACCGCGACATGGGCCCGCGCTCCCGTTACCTCGGGGCAGACGTTCCGGCGGAAGTGCTCCTCTGGCAGGATCCCATCCCGGCGGTCGACCATCCGCTGATAGACGATAAAGACATCGCCGACCTCAAAGCGCAGGTGCTCGCCAGCGGCCTCAGTGTATCCGAGCTCGTTACTACGGCATGGGCTTCGGCTTCCACTTTCCGCGGCTCGGACAAACGCGGCGGTGCCAACGGCGCCCGCATCCGCCTCGCGCCCATGAAATTCTGGAACGTCAACAATCCGCCGCAACTGCAAAAAGTGCTGGGCAAACTGGAAGCCATCCAGCAAGCTTTCAACGGCGCGCAGAAAAACGGCAAGAAAGTATCCATCGCCGACCTGATCGTGCTCGCCGGTGCTGCTGGTGTGGAGAAAGCCGCCAAAGACGCGGGGAACGCCGTGAAAGTGCCGTTCACGCCCGGCAGGATGGACGCTTCGCAGGAACAGACAGACGTTGAATCCGTAGGTTTCCTGGAGCCCATCGCCGATGGCTTCCGGAACTACCGCAAGCCGCAATTCCCGGTTTCCACGGAAGAGCTGCTGATCGACAAAGCGCAACTCCTCACGCTCACCGCGCCGGAGCTCACCGTGCTCGTTGGCGGGCTGCGCGTGCTCGGTACCAACTTCGACGGATCGAACTACGGCATGTTTACCAGCAAGCCCGGCCAGCTCACGAACGATTTCTTCGTGAACCTGCTCGATATGAACACGGCCTGGAAAGCGACGTCGGACGCCCGGGAGATTTACGAAGGTACAGACCGCGCTACCGGCAAACCGAAATGGAGCGCCACCCGCGCCGATCTCGTTTTCGGCTCCAATGCGGAACTGCGCGCCATCGCAGAACTCTACGGCAGTTCGGACGGACAGCAGAAATTCGTGAACGATTTCGTGGCGGCCTGGAACAAAGTAATGAACCTCGACCGCTTCGATCTCAAATAA
- a CDS encoding acyltransferase, whose protein sequence is METKNLLQSRQHYDVLDGLRGLAAISIVIFHLYEFITPDYTKSPIGHGYLAVDFFFCLSGFVIGYAYDGRAPQLGLKTFFRNRLIRLHPMVIWGSVIGLIGYIWDPFTGAANMAEAGLGAVLLAFLCSLLMLPYPWLPGRAEGLFPYNTPAWSLLMEYLINIFYGLVLLRLPKRWLLVLLGISAVWICAVAAHRGWIITGWDAPTFPDGFARVFFSFLAGLTVYRFNWTIRNKWNFAVLGLLLIGVFIYPHFNNDWILEMALVMIVFPLLLSLGAGASVSGWLRGFCQFTGRLSYPLYMTHIWMVWGFGNWMAKAKPGQQEIYVVAACVFVASLLMGYLALRLYDEPLRNWLMRLNRKQFEENRSAAAEKNGVAAAR, encoded by the coding sequence ATGGAAACCAAAAATCTGCTACAATCGCGGCAGCACTACGATGTGCTGGACGGATTGCGTGGCCTTGCCGCCATTTCGATCGTCATATTTCACCTGTACGAATTCATTACGCCCGACTATACGAAAAGCCCCATCGGGCACGGGTACCTGGCGGTGGATTTCTTCTTTTGCCTGTCGGGTTTCGTGATCGGGTATGCGTACGACGGCCGTGCGCCGCAACTGGGCCTTAAAACCTTCTTCCGCAACCGACTCATCCGCCTGCACCCGATGGTGATCTGGGGCAGTGTGATCGGGCTGATCGGTTACATCTGGGACCCGTTCACCGGTGCCGCCAATATGGCCGAAGCCGGACTGGGCGCGGTGTTGCTGGCGTTTCTCTGTTCGTTGCTGATGCTGCCATACCCCTGGCTGCCCGGCAGGGCGGAGGGACTCTTCCCCTACAACACCCCGGCATGGTCGCTGCTGATGGAATATCTCATCAATATCTTCTACGGACTAGTGTTGCTTCGCCTGCCGAAACGCTGGCTCCTGGTACTGCTCGGTATTTCCGCGGTGTGGATATGTGCCGTGGCGGCCCATCGCGGATGGATCATCACCGGCTGGGACGCGCCTACGTTCCCGGATGGTTTTGCGCGGGTATTTTTCTCCTTCCTGGCGGGATTGACCGTTTACCGTTTCAACTGGACCATCCGCAACAAATGGAACTTCGCGGTGCTGGGGCTTTTGCTGATCGGCGTGTTTATATACCCGCATTTCAACAACGACTGGATCCTGGAAATGGCGCTGGTGATGATCGTTTTCCCTTTGTTGCTGTCGCTCGGAGCCGGAGCAAGCGTGAGTGGCTGGCTGCGTGGATTTTGCCAGTTCACGGGCCGATTGTCTTATCCATTGTACATGACGCATATCTGGATGGTGTGGGGTTTCGGGAACTGGATGGCGAAGGCGAAGCCCGGGCAGCAGGAGATTTATGTAGTGGCGGCTTGTGTGTTTGTGGCCAGTCTGTTGATGGGGTACCTGGCGCTGCGGTTGTATGATGAGCCGTTGCGCAACTGGTTGATGCGGTTGAACAGGAAGCAATTCGAAGAAAACCGGAGTGCTGCTGCGGAAAAGAACGGGGTGGCTGCGGCGCGATAG
- a CDS encoding cytochrome C oxidase subunit IV family protein: MIRIHMIWIVLLLTAGLMTFAVGYAKEWPGLSSAIMGFSVAKFLLVAFYFMDMKSANLGWKALLIAFAGLMGAVVVLMR; this comes from the coding sequence ATGATCCGCATTCATATGATCTGGATTGTTTTACTGCTGACGGCAGGACTGATGACTTTCGCCGTCGGCTACGCGAAGGAATGGCCCGGGCTTTCATCGGCCATCATGGGCTTCTCGGTGGCCAAGTTCCTGTTGGTCGCATTTTACTTTATGGACATGAAATCCGCCAACCTCGGCTGGAAAGCGTTGCTGATCGCCTTCGCCGGACTGATGGGCGCCGTGGTGGTGTTGATGCGGTAA
- a CDS encoding 2-dehydro-3-deoxygalactonokinase, whose product MNDRYFISCDWGTSTLRLRLVSFDGLRVVAEETSDAGIAKTYQQWQSVGGQRESFYAGILRGHLTNLAEKSGIGLEGKIVMVAGMATSSIGMTELPYGALPMPLDGSGLETYGAGRFLLISGVSGNNDVMRGEETKAIGCAAFLPAIPEDVYLLMPGTHPKHIVVNNHRVTGFRTFMTGEIFGLLSTESILSASVNAHGDVGPEACRTRFEAGVRAGFAGNLLHELFMVRTNQLLQHMDPVENWYYLSGLMIGAELVALPAGVAVYLVSGPAHETLYSLACETLRIPIAATIDADEALIRGQFTVLSTMMPHPPENLSSI is encoded by the coding sequence ATGAACGATAGATATTTCATTAGTTGCGATTGGGGGACGAGCACCCTGCGGCTGCGGCTGGTCAGCTTCGACGGATTGCGCGTGGTGGCGGAGGAAACTTCGGATGCCGGCATCGCCAAAACTTACCAGCAATGGCAAAGCGTCGGCGGACAGCGGGAAAGCTTCTATGCCGGGATCCTCCGCGGACACTTAACCAACCTGGCGGAAAAGTCGGGCATCGGCCTGGAGGGAAAGATCGTGATGGTTGCAGGGATGGCGACTTCCAGCATCGGGATGACGGAATTGCCGTACGGTGCGCTGCCCATGCCGCTCGATGGCTCCGGATTGGAAACTTATGGTGCAGGGCGTTTCCTGCTCATTTCCGGCGTATCGGGAAATAACGACGTGATGCGCGGCGAAGAAACCAAAGCTATTGGGTGCGCGGCATTTCTGCCGGCCATTCCGGAAGACGTATATCTCCTCATGCCCGGGACGCATCCCAAGCACATCGTGGTCAACAACCACCGCGTAACGGGTTTCAGGACTTTTATGACCGGGGAAATTTTCGGCCTTTTGAGTACGGAAAGCATCCTTTCGGCCTCCGTCAATGCGCATGGAGATGTAGGGCCCGAAGCATGCCGTACAAGGTTCGAAGCCGGTGTCAGGGCCGGGTTTGCGGGGAATCTGCTGCACGAGTTGTTCATGGTGCGCACGAACCAGTTGTTGCAGCACATGGACCCGGTGGAGAACTGGTATTATCTCAGTGGTTTGATGATCGGGGCGGAACTGGTGGCACTTCCGGCCGGGGTGGCCGTTTACCTCGTTTCGGGCCCTGCACACGAAACATTGTATTCCCTGGCCTGCGAAACCCTCCGTATCCCCATCGCCGCTACTATCGATGCGGACGAGGCGCTCATCCGCGGACAATTCACCGTTCTTTCCACGATGATGCCCCATCCTCCCGAAAATCTTTCGTCCATCTAA